In Haloterrigena turkmenica DSM 5511, a single genomic region encodes these proteins:
- a CDS encoding CPBP family intramembrane glutamic endopeptidase produces MSDLTRTADGDGDAGSAASDVVPTVGTVLSAVVLVALLLPVRRGVDAPAVWLAAVGALVATAAFVGRRHGLLERRVAGPVAAGGSLLVVALSGYAITRGVLGSVVVPGLEGSVSLLFVALVAAIGAVGIAVADRGGVSGPGLYRRLARTVEMCILAVVGLFSLSIATVFLSLPVTTLVGEPTPLQQSLVEYPAYALGLGGVAAGYLAYRGHDRSFIDLERPTLRTVGWIVLGLVLLFGVNIGISQVMTALGIDASDHTTTQRLAENPELAMVAVPSMLLFVGPFEELFYRNVIQKSLYEQFSRAGAVLVGSLVFMIVHLFAYATAGPGAMLASLALVFALGLILGTIYERTDNLLVPALVHGCYNALLFVEYLV; encoded by the coding sequence ATGAGCGATCTCACCCGGACCGCCGACGGCGACGGTGACGCCGGCTCGGCCGCGTCCGACGTCGTCCCGACCGTCGGAACCGTCCTCTCGGCCGTCGTTCTCGTCGCGCTCTTGTTGCCGGTCCGCCGCGGCGTCGACGCCCCCGCGGTCTGGCTCGCGGCGGTCGGCGCCCTCGTCGCCACGGCCGCCTTCGTCGGTCGCCGCCACGGCCTGCTCGAGCGACGCGTCGCCGGGCCGGTCGCCGCCGGCGGGAGCCTCCTCGTCGTCGCCCTGTCGGGATACGCGATCACCCGGGGCGTCCTGGGATCGGTCGTCGTCCCCGGCCTCGAGGGGTCGGTCTCGCTGCTGTTCGTCGCGTTGGTCGCCGCGATCGGTGCGGTCGGTATCGCCGTCGCCGATCGCGGCGGCGTCTCGGGTCCGGGATTGTACCGCCGGCTCGCACGGACGGTCGAGATGTGCATACTCGCCGTCGTCGGCCTGTTCAGCCTGTCGATCGCGACAGTGTTCCTCTCGCTGCCGGTGACCACCCTCGTCGGCGAACCCACGCCGCTCCAGCAGTCGTTGGTCGAGTACCCCGCCTACGCGCTCGGCCTCGGCGGGGTCGCGGCGGGCTACCTGGCCTACCGCGGTCACGATCGGTCGTTCATCGACCTCGAGCGACCGACGCTCCGGACGGTCGGCTGGATCGTCCTCGGACTCGTCTTGCTGTTCGGCGTGAACATCGGCATCTCGCAGGTCATGACGGCGCTGGGCATCGACGCCTCGGACCACACCACGACCCAGCGGCTGGCCGAGAACCCCGAACTGGCGATGGTCGCCGTCCCGTCGATGCTCCTGTTCGTCGGACCGTTCGAGGAGCTGTTCTACCGAAACGTGATCCAGAAGAGCCTCTACGAGCAGTTCTCCCGGGCCGGCGCCGTCCTCGTCGGGAGCCTCGTCTTCATGATCGTCCACTTGTTCGCCTACGCGACCGCGGGACCGGGTGCGATGCTCGCGAGCCTCGCGCTGGTGTTCGCGCTCGGGCTGATCCTCGGGACGATCTACGAACGGACGGACAACCTGCTGGTGCCCGCGCTGGTCCACGGCTGTTATAACGCGTTGCTGTTCGTCGAATATCTCGTGTGA
- a CDS encoding response regulator has protein sequence MSTFTHQCSAVEPVDILFVEDNPHDVTLLRDAFESVVSDRETRLHAVVSGSDAMSFLCRSVESDSDSPPNFVLLDLNLPSYGGTEILEAITAVPQLRRLPIVVLSGSDDRSDIARCYEGYANAYLTKPSDLDEFISLVETIDRFWFTQATLPSASI, from the coding sequence ATGTCCACGTTCACTCATCAGTGCAGCGCTGTCGAACCGGTCGATATCCTGTTCGTCGAAGACAACCCTCACGACGTGACCCTGCTACGGGACGCGTTCGAGAGCGTGGTGTCGGATCGAGAGACGAGACTGCACGCCGTTGTCAGCGGTAGCGACGCGATGTCGTTTCTCTGTCGGTCGGTCGAGTCCGATTCGGATTCGCCGCCGAACTTCGTTCTCCTGGACCTGAACCTGCCGTCCTACGGCGGAACCGAGATCCTCGAGGCGATCACCGCCGTCCCGCAGTTGCGGCGGCTGCCGATCGTCGTCCTCAGCGGATCGGACGATAGAAGCGATATCGCGCGCTGCTACGAGGGGTACGCGAACGCGTATCTGACCAAACCGTCGGATCTGGACGAGTTCATTTCGCTCGTCGAGACGATCGACCGATTCTGGTTCACGCAGGCGACGCTTCCATCGGCGTCGATCTGA
- the rnhB gene encoding ribonuclease HII, giving the protein MPFGVDEAGKGPALGSMFAAAVHCEDPTALPDGIADSKRLSPERREELAAAIREDDGIRVGVAEITPARIDDPETDMNSLAVAAHAEAIDGALEADALETAPITGLCDACDTDAERFARRVTDACTDLFADASSALEINIEARHGADDESPIVGAASVVAKVERDAHVAALADEYGPVGSGYPNDPNTREFLESYVGEYGDLPPCARESWSTCEDVLAEAQQTGLGQF; this is encoded by the coding sequence ATGCCATTCGGCGTCGACGAAGCCGGTAAGGGACCCGCGCTCGGATCGATGTTCGCCGCGGCGGTCCACTGCGAGGATCCAACGGCGCTCCCCGACGGAATCGCGGACTCGAAGCGACTCAGCCCCGAGCGCCGCGAGGAACTGGCGGCGGCGATCCGCGAGGACGACGGGATTCGCGTTGGCGTCGCCGAGATCACGCCGGCGCGAATCGACGATCCGGAGACGGACATGAACTCGCTGGCGGTGGCGGCCCACGCGGAAGCGATCGACGGCGCTCTCGAGGCCGACGCCCTCGAGACGGCACCGATCACTGGCCTCTGTGACGCCTGCGACACCGACGCCGAGCGGTTCGCTCGTCGCGTCACTGACGCCTGTACGGACCTGTTCGCGGACGCGTCCAGCGCCCTCGAGATCAATATCGAGGCCCGCCACGGGGCCGACGACGAGTCGCCGATCGTCGGTGCGGCAAGCGTCGTCGCCAAGGTCGAGCGGGACGCTCACGTCGCCGCCCTCGCTGACGAGTACGGCCCCGTCGGCAGCGGCTACCCGAACGATCCGAACACGCGCGAGTTCCTCGAGTCCTACGTCGGCGAGTACGGCGACCTGCCACCCTGTGCCCGCGAGTCGTGGTCGACCTGCGAGGATGTGCTCGCCGAGGCCCAACAGACCGGCCTCGGCCAGTTCTGA
- a CDS encoding DUF7511 domain-containing protein, protein MTPDADTARPTDASLTDLDHVTIENEDAPDECAIFPREASDEKLDTAWIVAYDDGFVSLESMR, encoded by the coding sequence ATGACTCCCGACGCCGACACCGCCCGACCGACCGACGCATCGCTGACCGACCTCGATCACGTCACGATCGAGAACGAGGACGCCCCCGACGAGTGTGCGATCTTCCCGCGGGAGGCGAGCGACGAGAAACTGGACACCGCCTGGATCGTCGCCTACGACGACGGGTTCGTCTCGCTCGAGTCGATGCGCTAG
- a CDS encoding TrmB family transcriptional regulator — protein sequence MTQDETTVEAISLLQDLGLQEYEARCFMALNKLPNGTAKEIHEISDVPRTRVYDAIRVLESQGLVEVQHSSPQRYRSVEITEATRILRERYNDRIDTLERYLEQTDVEEAGDDDHLQEIWSLSGHEAIESRTLELIGNAESEIALLVVDDDVLSEALFDGVQQAIQRDLTVVIGGQTPATTTTLKTRLPETSVFETEMEWLTGSELDAEVAISRILLVDQETLLIGTYYPAAGGEAKEQAVFAKGLQNGVVVLLRRLVTAGLSAIKDPGK from the coding sequence ATGACACAGGACGAAACAACGGTAGAGGCGATTAGTCTGTTGCAGGACCTCGGCCTGCAGGAGTACGAGGCACGCTGCTTTATGGCGTTGAACAAACTCCCCAACGGAACCGCAAAGGAGATCCACGAGATCTCCGACGTTCCGCGGACGCGGGTGTACGACGCGATCCGGGTCCTCGAGTCTCAGGGGCTGGTCGAAGTCCAGCACTCGAGTCCCCAGCGGTATCGCTCCGTGGAGATCACCGAGGCGACGCGGATTCTGCGTGAGAGGTACAACGATCGGATCGACACGCTCGAGCGGTATCTCGAACAGACGGACGTGGAGGAGGCTGGAGACGACGATCACCTCCAGGAGATCTGGTCGCTGAGCGGCCACGAGGCGATCGAGTCGCGGACGCTCGAACTGATCGGGAACGCGGAGTCGGAGATCGCGCTGCTCGTCGTCGACGACGACGTCCTCTCCGAGGCGCTGTTCGACGGCGTCCAGCAGGCGATTCAGCGGGACCTCACCGTCGTTATCGGCGGCCAGACGCCGGCGACGACGACGACGCTGAAGACGCGACTCCCCGAGACGAGCGTGTTCGAAACCGAAATGGAGTGGCTCACCGGGAGCGAACTGGACGCCGAGGTCGCGATCAGCCGAATCCTGCTCGTCGATCAGGAGACGCTCCTGATCGGCACCTACTACCCCGCCGCCGGCGGCGAGGCGAAGGAGCAGGCCGTCTTCGCCAAGGGGCTCCAGAACGGCGTCGTGGTACTCCTGCGCCGACTCGTGACCGCCGGCCTGTCCGCGATCAAAGACCCCGGGAAGTGA
- a CDS encoding DUF5812 family protein, whose protein sequence is MTEQTSTFVVTHAESESAVVRDVETAQVHTLGSNPGLEVHDVIEATVAPEPPLEVTWEVIDVDDRRSIELVDSDLAPTQHATELAADADVGDLIQEERAGTGEIHVFRVPEAEVESAAQDILEDEETIARAARLEAVRVEVRRSADDGVLSVRYLPD, encoded by the coding sequence ATGACCGAACAGACGAGCACGTTCGTCGTCACCCACGCCGAGAGCGAGTCGGCCGTCGTCCGCGACGTCGAGACCGCACAGGTCCACACGCTCGGCTCGAACCCCGGCCTCGAAGTCCACGACGTCATCGAGGCGACCGTCGCCCCCGAACCGCCTCTCGAAGTCACTTGGGAAGTGATCGACGTCGACGACCGACGATCGATCGAGTTAGTCGACAGCGACCTCGCACCGACTCAGCACGCGACGGAGCTGGCCGCCGACGCCGACGTCGGCGACCTGATTCAGGAGGAACGGGCCGGCACCGGCGAGATTCACGTCTTTCGCGTTCCCGAAGCCGAGGTGGAGTCGGCGGCTCAAGACATCCTCGAGGACGAGGAGACCATCGCGCGAGCGGCCCGACTCGAGGCGGTCCGCGTCGAGGTCCGTCGGTCGGCCGACGACGGCGTGTTGAGCGTGCGGTACTTGCCCGACTGA
- a CDS encoding preprotein translocase subunit SecD produces MTGPVAFVKNHWRLLLLVVFITGSMVSLFVPGGVMGGNDYVETQDSGATNLEYGLDLEGGTRISAPVTGMTAENIDAGAVSDDGSVDQERLTEIERTLYDETGLETGNVRVSVDDDGNAHAELFTENVSEEEFAAALAEAGVEVDPDDDIRTGVTPETRQQMVDTIQSRINAAGLSGGNVYESARLGGGYYIVTEAPDMDADELRSLLGERGIVEVQAYYPENGTQENETILSGDDIENVDPPTTDRNGNDIVPVQVDSNAAPEFQSRLNELGFTDEGVGQCGLRGDGESINFDHEGERYCLLTVIDGKVVDAHSMGPDLASSMRAGSWENDPSFQMGAQNLEQAQTLSVNLQSGSLPAPLDFGEAQTYSLSPALADQFKLYSLVIGALAVITVSGVVFLRYRNPRVAAPMIVTAMSEVIILLGFAALIRMPLDLSHVAGFIAVVGTGVDDLVIIADEVMDQGDVSSRRVFESRFRKAFWVIGAAAATTVIAMSPLAVLSLGDLRGFAIITILGVLVGVLITRPAYGDILQRLLTDK; encoded by the coding sequence ATGACCGGCCCGGTCGCGTTCGTCAAAAATCACTGGCGGCTACTGCTGCTGGTCGTCTTCATCACCGGCTCGATGGTCTCCCTGTTCGTCCCCGGCGGCGTCATGGGGGGCAACGACTACGTCGAGACCCAGGACAGCGGGGCGACGAACCTCGAGTACGGGCTCGACCTCGAGGGCGGGACGCGAATCAGCGCCCCGGTCACCGGAATGACCGCCGAGAACATCGACGCCGGCGCCGTCAGCGACGACGGCAGCGTCGATCAGGAGCGACTGACTGAAATCGAGCGAACGCTGTACGACGAAACCGGCCTCGAGACGGGGAACGTCCGCGTCAGCGTCGACGACGACGGGAACGCCCACGCCGAGCTGTTCACCGAGAACGTGAGCGAGGAGGAGTTCGCCGCCGCGCTCGCCGAGGCCGGCGTCGAGGTCGATCCCGACGATGACATCCGCACCGGCGTGACGCCGGAGACGCGCCAGCAGATGGTCGATACGATCCAGTCGCGGATCAACGCGGCCGGCCTCTCGGGCGGAAACGTCTACGAGTCGGCCAGACTCGGCGGCGGCTACTACATCGTCACCGAGGCGCCGGACATGGACGCCGACGAGCTCCGAAGCCTGCTCGGCGAGCGAGGGATCGTCGAAGTGCAGGCCTACTACCCAGAGAACGGTACCCAGGAGAACGAGACGATCCTGTCGGGCGACGATATCGAGAACGTCGATCCGCCGACGACCGACAGGAACGGAAACGATATCGTTCCAGTTCAGGTCGACAGCAACGCCGCGCCGGAGTTCCAGTCGCGGTTGAACGAACTCGGCTTCACCGACGAGGGGGTTGGTCAGTGCGGGCTCCGCGGCGACGGCGAGAGCATCAACTTCGACCACGAGGGAGAGCGATACTGTCTCCTGACGGTCATCGACGGCAAGGTCGTCGACGCCCACTCCATGGGCCCCGATCTGGCGAGTTCGATGCGAGCCGGTTCTTGGGAGAACGATCCCTCGTTCCAGATGGGCGCACAGAACCTCGAGCAAGCGCAGACGCTCTCGGTGAATCTCCAGTCCGGTTCGCTGCCCGCGCCGCTCGACTTCGGCGAGGCCCAGACCTACTCGCTGTCCCCGGCGCTGGCCGACCAGTTCAAACTCTACTCGCTGGTAATCGGCGCGCTGGCGGTGATCACCGTCAGCGGCGTCGTCTTCCTGCGCTATCGGAACCCCCGCGTCGCCGCGCCGATGATCGTCACCGCGATGTCTGAGGTGATCATTCTGCTCGGCTTCGCGGCGCTGATACGCATGCCGCTCGATCTCTCTCACGTCGCCGGCTTCATCGCCGTGGTCGGGACCGGGGTGGACGACCTCGTCATCATCGCCGACGAGGTGATGGACCAGGGCGACGTCAGCTCGAGGCGGGTGTTCGAATCCCGCTTCCGGAAGGCGTTCTGGGTCATCGGCGCCGCCGCGGCGACGACGGTCATCGCCATGTCGCCGCTGGCCGTCCTGAGCCTCGGGGATCTGCGCGGGTTCGCCATCATCACCATCCTCGGCGTGCTCGTCGGCGTGCTCATCACCCGACCCGCCTACGGGGACATCCTCCAGCGGCTGCTGACGGACAAGTAG
- a CDS encoding NOB1 family endonuclease, with protein sequence MYVLDSSAFIHDFHTTEQTATIPLVREELEDESAYRYDAMEGSGMHIHIPNDDTTEKVQRAARESGDLDVLSDTDVRLVAASFELDGTLVTDDYAMQNVAEKLNVDVEVIAREGIDEQRHWRYQCQGCGREFDEQKDRCPICGSELARKNPS encoded by the coding sequence ATGTACGTTCTCGACTCCTCGGCGTTTATCCACGACTTTCACACGACAGAACAGACTGCGACCATCCCCCTCGTCCGCGAAGAACTCGAAGACGAGAGCGCCTATCGCTACGACGCGATGGAGGGCTCGGGGATGCACATCCACATTCCCAACGACGACACCACCGAGAAAGTCCAGCGCGCGGCCCGCGAATCGGGCGATCTCGACGTCCTCTCCGACACCGACGTTCGCCTCGTCGCGGCGAGTTTCGAACTCGACGGAACGCTCGTCACCGACGACTACGCGATGCAAAACGTCGCGGAGAAGCTGAACGTCGACGTGGAAGTGATCGCCCGCGAGGGCATCGACGAACAGCGCCACTGGCGCTACCAGTGTCAGGGCTGCGGTCGCGAGTTCGACGAACAGAAGGACCGCTGTCCGATCTGTGGCTCGGAACTGGCCCGGAAGAACCCGTCGTAA
- the secF gene encoding protein translocase subunit SecF, protein MGYFDVPELPYSRYSNRQLAAVPLAVLAVALLVLTGTFLMTGTPVPLGMDFAGGSELTIQTTSSQEEIANAFDEEPESIQSVSAPDSQNQYVVQFTSTDLESLSQQAEENLEQDGDNDVVQLESTVSGSFGQQTQQTALLGIAVAFVGMSVITFLLFRTFVPSIAIVLSAFSDLMIPLAFMTVADISLSLGTVAALLMLIGYSVDSDILLNNHILRRQGDFYESTHRAMRTGITMTVTSMAAMLVMGIAAGLFGVELLSSIGIVLFVGLAADLMNTYMLNLSLLRWYKFEGIRS, encoded by the coding sequence ATGGGGTATTTCGACGTACCGGAGCTTCCCTACTCCCGGTACAGCAACCGCCAACTCGCGGCGGTGCCGCTTGCGGTACTCGCGGTTGCATTGCTCGTTCTCACCGGCACGTTCCTCATGACGGGCACGCCGGTGCCGCTGGGGATGGACTTCGCCGGCGGTTCCGAACTGACTATTCAGACGACCTCCTCCCAGGAGGAGATCGCGAACGCCTTCGACGAGGAGCCCGAGTCGATTCAGTCGGTCTCGGCGCCCGACTCCCAGAACCAGTACGTCGTCCAGTTCACCTCGACCGACCTCGAGTCGCTGAGCCAGCAGGCCGAGGAGAACTTGGAGCAGGACGGCGATAACGACGTCGTCCAGCTCGAGTCGACGGTTTCGGGGAGCTTCGGCCAACAGACCCAGCAGACGGCGCTGCTGGGAATCGCCGTCGCCTTCGTCGGGATGAGCGTCATCACCTTCCTGCTGTTCCGGACGTTCGTGCCGTCGATCGCCATCGTCCTCTCCGCGTTCTCGGACCTAATGATCCCGCTGGCGTTCATGACGGTCGCCGACATCTCGCTGTCGTTGGGGACCGTCGCCGCACTGCTGATGTTGATCGGCTACTCGGTCGACTCCGACATCCTGTTGAACAACCACATCCTGCGCCGCCAGGGTGACTTCTACGAGAGCACCCACCGCGCGATGCGGACCGGGATCACGATGACGGTGACGTCGATGGCGGCGATGCTCGTCATGGGCATCGCCGCGGGACTGTTCGGCGTCGAGTTGCTCTCGTCGATCGGGATCGTCCTCTTCGTCGGACTCGCGGCCGACCTGATGAACACCTACATGCTCAACCTGAGTCTGCTTCGCTGGTACAAGTTCGAGGGGATTCGATCATGA
- a CDS encoding tRNA pseudouridine(54/55) synthase Pus10: MITEDARALLETGPVCDSCLGRPFAERSFGLTNAERGRALRTTIAMEDDADFEPDDPADCWVCEGYSGTVDAIAETVVDALEDADFSTYQVGSRVPPLVEENDRLLREDAGLEPDVGEAFKREINREVGRRVGAKTGTDVDFDRPDVLGIVDLEAFDPLEALEAETVTSHAVDIQLNPAFVYGRYRKLERDIPQTEWPCRECGGSGTQLSDDGEEPCDYCGGSGYMYDTSVEQVVRPHVVEAMDGDEGTFHGAGREDVDARMLEEGRPFVLEVKRPKIRDPDPEKLEREINDAAEGSVEVEGLRLATYEMVERVKEHDASKRYRADVEFANPVDEADFEAALEELSGTNVQQDTPQRVDHRRADLTRERTVYDIDGELRSPTEAEVRLHGEGGLYVKELISSDDGRTEPSLAGLLETDAEVTALDVFGVEGEDEPFELEEYFLDEPRDDGEAASADA; this comes from the coding sequence ATGATCACGGAAGACGCCCGCGCGCTGCTCGAGACGGGGCCGGTCTGTGACTCCTGTCTCGGTCGCCCCTTCGCCGAGCGGAGCTTCGGACTGACCAACGCCGAGCGCGGCCGGGCGCTGCGGACGACGATCGCGATGGAAGACGACGCCGACTTCGAGCCCGACGACCCCGCCGACTGCTGGGTCTGCGAGGGGTACTCGGGCACCGTCGACGCGATCGCCGAGACCGTCGTCGACGCCCTCGAGGACGCCGATTTCTCGACCTATCAGGTCGGGAGCCGCGTCCCGCCGTTGGTCGAGGAGAACGATCGGCTCCTCCGCGAGGACGCCGGCCTCGAGCCGGATGTCGGCGAGGCGTTCAAACGAGAGATCAACCGCGAGGTCGGCCGTCGCGTCGGCGCGAAGACCGGCACCGACGTCGACTTCGACCGCCCCGACGTCCTCGGGATCGTTGACCTCGAGGCGTTCGATCCCCTCGAGGCCCTCGAGGCCGAGACGGTGACGAGCCACGCGGTCGATATCCAACTCAACCCCGCCTTCGTCTACGGCCGGTACCGCAAACTCGAGCGGGACATCCCCCAGACCGAGTGGCCCTGCCGTGAGTGTGGCGGCAGCGGAACCCAGTTGAGCGACGACGGCGAGGAACCCTGCGACTACTGCGGCGGTTCGGGCTACATGTACGACACCAGCGTCGAACAGGTCGTCCGCCCGCACGTCGTCGAGGCGATGGACGGCGACGAGGGAACCTTCCACGGCGCGGGCCGCGAGGACGTCGACGCCCGGATGCTCGAGGAGGGGCGACCGTTCGTCCTCGAGGTCAAACGTCCCAAAATCCGCGACCCCGACCCGGAGAAGCTCGAGCGCGAGATCAACGACGCCGCCGAGGGGAGCGTCGAGGTCGAGGGCCTCCGACTCGCGACCTACGAGATGGTCGAGCGCGTCAAGGAACACGACGCGAGCAAGCGGTACCGCGCCGACGTCGAGTTCGCCAACCCCGTCGACGAGGCCGACTTCGAGGCCGCCCTCGAGGAACTGTCGGGCACGAACGTCCAGCAGGACACCCCCCAGCGCGTCGACCACCGGCGGGCCGACCTCACCCGCGAGCGGACCGTCTACGACATCGACGGCGAGCTCCGGTCGCCGACCGAGGCCGAGGTCCGCCTCCACGGCGAGGGTGGACTGTACGTCAAGGAACTGATCAGCAGCGACGACGGCCGCACGGAGCCGAGTCTGGCCGGCCTGCTCGAGACCGACGCCGAGGTCACGGCGCTGGACGTGTTCGGCGTCGAAGGCGAGGACGAACCGTTCGAACTCGAGGAGTACTTCCTCGACGAGCCGCGGGACGACGGCGAGGCGGCCTCGGCGGACGCCTGA
- a CDS encoding DUF7563 family protein, with amino-acid sequence MPVCTNCENPVSLDFERAYGEDGTVEWCPRCRDGT; translated from the coding sequence ATGCCAGTCTGCACTAACTGCGAGAACCCAGTTTCTCTCGACTTCGAGCGCGCCTACGGCGAGGACGGAACGGTCGAGTGGTGTCCGCGGTGTCGAGACGGAACGTGA
- a CDS encoding S1C family serine protease: MNGHTPDRREFLALAGTGLVGAVAGCTEPTASDSMEGSSSHSISQEIDPDKRADGSTYTDVYEAVIDSVAQVRALGAGSPYGGDRSGGQGSGFLVDDTHLVTNEHVVAGADTVDLQYINGDWSATKIVGADFYSDLAVLKVDHVPDEATPLELAAERSVVGQEVLAIGNPYGFEGSMSKGIVSGVNRTLDMPDRTFSFSNAIQTDAAVNPGNSGGPLVNLDGEVAGVITAGGGDNIGFAIPSAVASRVVPSLIETGTYDHSYMGITLATVDRYIAEANDLPEATGVIVTGVESGDPADGVLRAATPRPRDSIPVGGDVIYAIDGEPIPDRHALSSHLALRTSPGDTIEIERWRYGDETTVSLTLGERPSAN, from the coding sequence ATGAACGGACACACCCCGGATCGTCGCGAGTTCCTCGCGCTCGCCGGTACCGGCCTCGTCGGCGCCGTCGCCGGCTGTACCGAGCCCACCGCCAGCGACTCGATGGAGGGCTCGTCCTCGCACTCGATTTCGCAGGAGATCGATCCCGACAAGCGCGCGGACGGCTCGACGTACACCGACGTCTACGAGGCGGTCATCGACTCGGTCGCACAGGTGCGGGCGCTAGGCGCCGGGAGCCCGTACGGTGGCGACCGGAGCGGCGGCCAGGGCTCGGGCTTTCTCGTCGACGACACCCACCTCGTCACGAACGAGCACGTCGTCGCCGGCGCCGACACCGTCGACCTCCAGTACATCAACGGCGACTGGTCGGCCACCAAAATCGTCGGCGCCGACTTCTACAGCGACCTGGCCGTCCTGAAGGTCGATCACGTCCCCGACGAGGCGACGCCCCTCGAGTTGGCCGCCGAGCGCTCCGTCGTCGGTCAGGAGGTGCTCGCGATCGGCAACCCCTACGGGTTCGAGGGCTCCATGTCGAAGGGGATCGTCAGCGGCGTCAATCGTACGCTCGACATGCCGGACCGGACGTTTTCGTTTTCGAACGCGATCCAGACCGATGCCGCGGTCAACCCCGGCAACAGCGGCGGGCCGCTGGTCAACCTGGACGGCGAAGTCGCTGGCGTCATCACCGCCGGCGGCGGGGACAACATCGGCTTCGCGATCCCGTCGGCGGTCGCGAGTCGAGTCGTCCCCTCGCTGATCGAGACCGGAACCTACGACCACTCCTACATGGGGATCACCCTCGCAACCGTCGACCGGTATATCGCCGAGGCCAACGACCTCCCCGAGGCGACCGGCGTCATCGTCACGGGGGTCGAATCCGGTGACCCGGCCGACGGCGTCCTCCGGGCCGCAACGCCCCGCCCGCGCGACTCGATCCCCGTCGGGGGCGACGTCATCTACGCCATCGACGGCGAGCCGATCCCCGACCGCCACGCGCTCTCGAGCCACCTCGCCTTGCGGACCAGTCCGGGGGATACGATCGAGATCGAGCGCTGGCGCTACGGCGACGAGACCACGGTCTCGCTGACGCTCGGGGAGCGACCGTCGGCCAACTGA
- a CDS encoding sodium:calcium antiporter: MLDVVGLLALAVVGTAVVWKGSTWLETSANRLAAGYGVPAVVQGAIIAAAGSSMPELVSVLVSTLLHGEFEVGIGTIVGSAVFNLLAIPAVSVLAADGDGMSTGRDLVYKEALFYMLAVASLLLTFSLAVIYYPVAGAGLQGDVTRPLALFPLVLYGLYVFTQYLDTTEDETAADTDVAIGRAWLWFGLGLVLIIVGVEGLVRAAVGLGEAFGTPAFLWGMTVVAAGSSVPDAFVSVAAARSGRSAVSLANVLGSNVFDLLVAVPAGVLVAGTLSITFTHIVPMMGFLILATIVFFTIIRTDMLLSEREAQLLLGLYGLFVVWLVLESVGVTTVVPT, translated from the coding sequence ATGCTCGACGTGGTCGGCCTGCTCGCGCTCGCCGTCGTCGGAACGGCCGTCGTCTGGAAGGGAAGCACGTGGCTCGAGACGTCCGCGAACCGCCTCGCTGCGGGGTACGGCGTGCCAGCGGTCGTCCAGGGAGCGATCATCGCCGCCGCTGGCTCGAGCATGCCCGAACTGGTGAGCGTGCTCGTCTCGACGCTGTTACACGGCGAGTTCGAGGTCGGTATCGGGACGATCGTCGGCTCCGCGGTGTTTAACCTGCTGGCGATCCCGGCCGTGTCGGTCCTCGCGGCCGACGGTGACGGGATGTCGACGGGCCGGGATCTGGTCTACAAGGAGGCGCTGTTCTACATGCTCGCGGTCGCCTCCCTGCTGTTGACGTTCTCGCTGGCGGTCATCTACTACCCGGTCGCGGGCGCGGGGCTTCAGGGGGACGTTACGCGGCCGCTCGCGCTGTTTCCGCTGGTCCTGTACGGACTCTACGTCTTCACCCAGTACCTGGACACCACCGAGGACGAGACGGCGGCGGACACCGACGTCGCCATCGGGCGGGCCTGGCTCTGGTTCGGGCTCGGACTGGTACTGATCATTGTCGGCGTCGAGGGGCTGGTCCGGGCCGCGGTCGGGCTGGGCGAGGCCTTCGGCACCCCCGCGTTCCTCTGGGGGATGACCGTCGTCGCCGCGGGCTCGAGCGTCCCCGACGCGTTCGTCAGCGTCGCCGCCGCCCGGTCGGGTCGATCCGCAGTCAGCCTCGCGAACGTGCTGGGGAGCAACGTCTTCGACCTGCTCGTCGCGGTGCCCGCGGGCGTGCTGGTCGCCGGCACCCTGTCGATCACCTTCACGCACATCGTCCCGATGATGGGCTTTCTGATCCTCGCGACGATCGTCTTTTTCACCATTATTCGAACCGATATGCTGCTCTCGGAGCGCGAGGCGCAGTTGTTGCTCGGTCTCTACGGCCTGTTCGTCGTCTGGCTAGTCCTCGAGAGCGTCGGCGTGACGACCGTCGTCCCGACGTGA